A genomic segment from Comamonas terrigena NBRC 13299 encodes:
- the purB gene encoding adenylosuccinate lyase, with the protein MSLSHISALSPLDGRYAAKLTDLRPIMSEQGYMHRRVQVEITWFIALSDAGFAEFPPLSEGARTYLHGLVSNFSEADAAAIKEIEKTTNHDVKAVEYWIKAKFDARPELLKAAEFVHFACTSEDINNTSHALQIRVGRDMVVLPALDRIILKLREMARLYAAVPMLSRTHGQTASPTTVGKEIANVVMRLQKASDNIANVKTLAKMNGAVGNYNAHLSAWPDFDWEAFSQKVIETPEPQGLGLTFQPYSIQIEPHDYMAEIFDAVARANTILIDLSRDIWGYVSLGYFKQRLKAGEIGSSTMPHKVNPIDFENAEGNLGLANAILKHLSEKLPVSRWQRDLTDSTVLRNIGVAFGYATLAYTSLMTGLNKLELNEERLQQDLDNAWEVLAEPIQTVMRRYGVQGAYEKLKEVTRGKTVLAEDLHRLINGLEIPQADKDRLLAMTPASYIGKAAELARRV; encoded by the coding sequence ATGAGCCTGTCCCACATCTCCGCCCTCTCCCCGCTCGACGGCCGCTACGCCGCCAAACTGACCGACCTGCGCCCCATCATGAGCGAGCAGGGTTATATGCACCGCCGCGTGCAGGTGGAAATCACCTGGTTCATCGCGCTGTCGGATGCCGGTTTTGCCGAGTTCCCCCCGCTGTCCGAAGGTGCCCGCACCTATCTGCACGGTCTGGTGAGCAACTTCTCGGAAGCCGATGCCGCCGCCATCAAGGAGATCGAGAAGACCACCAACCACGACGTGAAGGCCGTGGAATACTGGATCAAGGCCAAGTTCGACGCCCGTCCCGAACTGCTCAAGGCCGCCGAATTCGTGCACTTTGCCTGCACCAGCGAAGACATCAACAACACCAGCCACGCGCTGCAGATCCGCGTCGGCCGCGACATGGTGGTGCTGCCCGCCCTGGACCGCATCATCCTGAAGCTGCGCGAAATGGCCCGCCTGTACGCCGCGGTGCCCATGCTCAGCCGCACCCACGGCCAGACCGCCAGCCCCACCACCGTGGGCAAGGAAATCGCCAACGTCGTGATGCGCCTGCAAAAGGCCTCGGACAACATCGCCAACGTCAAGACGCTGGCCAAGATGAATGGCGCCGTGGGCAACTACAACGCCCACCTGTCCGCCTGGCCCGACTTCGACTGGGAAGCCTTCAGCCAGAAGGTCATCGAGACCCCCGAACCCCAGGGCCTGGGCCTGACCTTCCAGCCCTACTCGATCCAGATCGAGCCGCACGACTACATGGCCGAGATCTTCGACGCCGTGGCCCGCGCCAACACCATCCTGATCGACCTGTCGCGCGACATCTGGGGCTATGTGTCCCTGGGCTACTTCAAGCAGCGCCTGAAGGCCGGCGAAATCGGTTCCTCGACCATGCCGCACAAGGTCAACCCCATCGACTTCGAGAACGCCGAAGGCAATCTGGGTCTGGCCAACGCCATCCTCAAGCACCTGTCCGAAAAACTGCCGGTGTCCCGCTGGCAGCGTGACCTGACCGACTCCACCGTGCTGCGCAACATCGGTGTCGCTTTCGGTTATGCCACCCTGGCGTACACCTCGCTGATGACCGGTCTGAACAAGCTGGAACTGAACGAAGAGCGGCTGCAGCAGGACCTGGACAATGCCTGGGAAGTGCTGGCCGAGCCCATCCAGACCGTGATGCGCCGCTATGGCGTGCAAGGCGCGTACGAAAAGCTCAAGGAAGTCACCCGCGGCAAGACCGTGCTGGCCGAAGACCTGCACCGCCTGATCAATGGCCTGGAAATTCCCCAGGCCGACAAGGACCGTCTGCTGGCCATGACACCGGCCTCCTACATCGGCAAGGCGGCCGAGCTGGCCCGCCGCGTCTGA
- a CDS encoding glutathione S-transferase N-terminal domain-containing protein: MLLIGSLASPYVRKVRIVLAEKKLDYRFQEDNPWAADTQLPQTNPLGKVPALVLDGKEVLYDSRVIVEYLDTLSPVGRLIPAGGRERAHVKTWEALADGVLDAGVAMRLEQTWAGRSDAQRCQAWVDRSLDKVQRGLDAMQAQAPGAQPFLTGQHLSLADIAVVTAVDWLAFRFPQQDWLQGRPALAALRERLAPRASFADTAPRL, encoded by the coding sequence TTGTTGCTGATTGGTTCCCTCGCCAGCCCCTATGTGCGCAAGGTGCGCATCGTGCTGGCCGAAAAAAAGCTGGACTACCGTTTCCAGGAAGACAACCCCTGGGCAGCGGACACGCAGCTGCCCCAGACCAACCCGCTGGGCAAGGTGCCGGCCCTGGTGCTGGACGGCAAGGAGGTGCTGTACGACTCGCGCGTGATCGTCGAGTACCTGGACACGCTGTCGCCGGTGGGCCGGCTGATTCCGGCGGGCGGGCGCGAGCGCGCCCATGTCAAGACCTGGGAAGCCCTGGCCGACGGCGTGCTGGACGCCGGTGTGGCCATGCGCCTGGAACAGACCTGGGCCGGCCGCAGCGACGCCCAGCGCTGCCAGGCCTGGGTGGACCGCTCCCTGGACAAGGTGCAGCGCGGCCTGGATGCCATGCAGGCCCAGGCGCCCGGCGCACAGCCGTTCCTGACCGGCCAGCATCTGAGCCTGGCCGATATCGCCGTCGTCACGGCCGTGGACTGGCTGGCCTTCCGCTTTCCCCAGCAGGACTGGCTGCAGGGACGCCCGGCCCTGGCGGCCCTGCGCGAGCGCCTGGCCCCGCGCGCCAGCTTTGCCGACACGGCGCCGCGGCTCTGA
- a CDS encoding YhdP family protein: MIDPKPHPSRLLHRAAVVARWALAGLLAFWLLLAATAGVLHGFIVPRIGDYRGKLEQLAAQALGVPVRIGAVTAYSDGLVPSLELKDVELQDAQGRPALQLPQVVVAVSARSLWRRGVEQIVVESPQLDVRRRADGRWEVAGLLQQDDATPDSSPLEWVLDQPEIAIRNGVLRWNDALRNTPEQQLEGVNLVLRNGHWQHALRMDARLPLAQGGGALQVMGNFKEPVLAVSGRPWERWQGQWFAQGALQQVPHLPWPAEWGVDQVQARGDFRAWADVRKGALAGVTADLRLPQARVDWRNGQPALDLQQVAGRLDLQALDGGWQARGTGWTFTLADGAHWPASDVTLRWPQAGSDTPHALEASYLDLALARAVAQRLPLPEDAQAQLARWELQGRAEKLQLRWQPAMAGHPLRYRAQGQLQGVSLRDLQADSHTPGLHNANLRFTFDQQGGSADVEMRQGALEFPGIFEEPRIPVDRLQASLRWSQDAHGRWSVQVPQAQFANADAQGQLQLRWQMGADAARRLPGDLELEGVLSRANGARVHRYLPLEVPQDARHYVRDSVRSGSASNVRFKVAGPLEQFPFDTHGSKGVFHIVAPVRDVVYDYVPPRLRAEGEAPWPLITQLAGELVFDRAGMQVRNAQGWFGEHSKVPLEAIQAAIPDLSTPVLDVSGHGKAALPAWLDVVARSPLAGITEHALDRAAAAGPATLKLALHLPIEQLEHARVTGTVGLQGNRLRLRPDVPELQEARGMVHFSEKGFTLQSVQAQSLGGNVSLAGGLQVGKGAPALDIRARGRATAEGLRSDAFLAPVADLARHATGATEYEVQVGLQRELPQIVVRSSLQGMALNLPAPLGKAAEVAAPLQVAQRLTPAAAGDSKSPLQDMLQIHVQDRASLTYVYDQTGPQARVTGGWIQLGRDIGPAGAWPAGWNGGPGVQAQAQLDTLDIDAWRALATPAAEAGRVAPAAAPVPADVLPYLPQRLGLRVDQLHLHGRVLYDVVAGLTQSDAVWRGNIQARQLGGYVEYHPPGKTHPQGLVFARLSHLLLPEGAADQADSLLQSQPQQMPALDISVKEFALAGRALGSLAVQAQNQRRDGQPQWVLDRFDVSLPEATLTAQGTWGGPDALRRRTQLRFTLALKDSGALLERFAMPGVVRGGKGSLEGELGWRGAPIAPDWHSMAGKLHLDVGQGQFLKAEPGLAKLLSVLSLQSLPRRIGLDFRDVFSSGFAFDFVRGDVTVAQGVARTNNLQMKGVNAAVLMEGQANLADETQQLRVVVVPEINAMTASLVATAINPVIGLGSFLAQAVLRGPLVAVATREFDITGSWSEPEVRAVPRRTAPPTAGGTVPPAAAGAPSTKEPQP, translated from the coding sequence ATGATCGATCCGAAACCGCACCCCTCCCGCCTGCTCCACAGGGCAGCAGTGGTGGCGCGGTGGGCGCTGGCAGGGCTGCTGGCCTTCTGGTTGCTGCTCGCGGCCACGGCCGGGGTGCTCCATGGATTCATTGTGCCGCGAATCGGGGACTACCGCGGCAAGCTGGAACAGCTGGCCGCTCAGGCCTTGGGGGTACCGGTGCGCATCGGTGCCGTGACCGCCTATTCCGACGGTCTGGTGCCCAGCCTGGAGCTGAAGGATGTGGAGCTGCAGGACGCCCAGGGCCGGCCTGCGCTGCAGCTGCCGCAGGTGGTGGTGGCCGTCTCGGCCCGCTCCCTCTGGCGCAGGGGGGTGGAGCAGATCGTCGTGGAGTCTCCGCAGCTGGATGTGCGGCGTCGGGCCGACGGGCGCTGGGAAGTGGCGGGCCTGCTGCAGCAGGACGACGCCACGCCGGACAGCAGCCCCCTGGAATGGGTGCTGGACCAGCCCGAAATCGCCATCCGCAACGGCGTGCTGCGCTGGAACGATGCCCTGCGGAACACCCCCGAACAGCAGCTCGAAGGCGTGAACCTGGTGCTGCGCAACGGGCACTGGCAGCATGCGCTGCGCATGGACGCCCGGCTTCCCCTGGCGCAGGGGGGCGGTGCACTGCAGGTGATGGGCAACTTCAAGGAACCGGTGCTGGCCGTCAGCGGCCGCCCCTGGGAACGCTGGCAGGGACAGTGGTTTGCCCAGGGAGCCTTGCAGCAGGTGCCGCACCTGCCCTGGCCGGCCGAATGGGGAGTGGACCAGGTGCAGGCACGGGGCGACTTTCGTGCCTGGGCCGATGTGCGCAAAGGCGCGCTGGCCGGTGTCACGGCCGACCTGCGCCTGCCCCAGGCGCGGGTGGACTGGCGCAACGGACAGCCCGCGCTGGACCTGCAGCAGGTGGCCGGTCGGCTGGACCTGCAGGCCCTGGACGGGGGCTGGCAAGCCCGGGGAACGGGCTGGACCTTCACCCTGGCCGACGGCGCCCACTGGCCGGCCAGCGATGTGACGCTGCGCTGGCCCCAGGCCGGTAGCGATACACCCCATGCGCTGGAAGCCAGCTACCTGGATCTGGCGCTGGCCCGGGCCGTGGCCCAGCGGCTGCCCCTGCCGGAGGATGCCCAGGCGCAGCTGGCGCGCTGGGAGCTGCAAGGCCGGGCGGAAAAATTGCAGCTGCGCTGGCAGCCGGCCATGGCCGGCCACCCGCTGCGCTACCGGGCCCAAGGCCAGCTGCAGGGGGTGAGCTTGCGCGACCTGCAGGCTGACAGCCACACGCCGGGTCTGCACAACGCCAACCTGCGCTTCACCTTCGACCAGCAAGGGGGCTCGGCCGATGTGGAGATGCGCCAGGGGGCGCTGGAATTTCCCGGTATTTTTGAAGAGCCCCGCATCCCGGTGGACCGGCTGCAGGCCAGCCTGCGCTGGAGCCAGGATGCCCACGGGCGCTGGTCGGTCCAGGTGCCGCAGGCCCAGTTTGCCAATGCCGATGCGCAAGGCCAGCTGCAGCTGCGCTGGCAGATGGGGGCCGATGCGGCCCGGCGCCTGCCGGGCGATCTGGAGCTGGAAGGCGTGCTCAGCCGCGCCAATGGCGCACGCGTGCACCGTTATCTGCCGCTGGAGGTGCCGCAAGACGCGCGCCACTATGTGCGCGACAGCGTGCGCAGCGGCAGCGCCAGCAATGTGCGCTTCAAGGTGGCGGGGCCGCTGGAACAGTTCCCCTTCGACACCCATGGAAGCAAAGGTGTGTTCCACATCGTCGCACCGGTGCGGGACGTGGTCTATGACTATGTGCCGCCGCGCCTGCGTGCGGAGGGCGAAGCCCCCTGGCCGCTGATCACCCAGCTGGCCGGGGAGCTGGTGTTCGACCGGGCGGGCATGCAGGTGCGCAACGCCCAAGGCTGGTTTGGCGAGCACAGCAAGGTGCCGCTTGAAGCCATCCAGGCCGCGATTCCGGACCTGTCCACCCCGGTGCTGGACGTCTCTGGCCATGGCAAGGCGGCGCTGCCGGCCTGGCTGGATGTGGTGGCACGCTCCCCGTTGGCCGGGATCACCGAGCATGCGCTGGACCGTGCTGCGGCGGCCGGTCCCGCCACGCTGAAGCTGGCGCTGCATCTGCCGATCGAGCAGTTGGAGCATGCTCGGGTGACCGGCACGGTGGGCCTGCAGGGCAACCGGCTGCGCCTGCGTCCCGATGTGCCCGAGCTGCAGGAGGCCCGGGGCATGGTGCATTTCAGCGAGAAGGGCTTCACCCTGCAGAGCGTACAGGCCCAGTCGCTGGGCGGCAATGTGTCGCTGGCCGGCGGGCTGCAGGTGGGCAAGGGCGCGCCGGCGCTGGACATCCGCGCCCGAGGCCGCGCCACGGCCGAGGGGCTGCGCAGCGACGCCTTTCTGGCGCCGGTGGCGGACCTGGCCCGGCATGCCACGGGTGCCACCGAGTACGAGGTGCAGGTGGGCTTGCAGCGGGAGCTGCCGCAGATCGTGGTGCGCAGCAGCCTGCAGGGCATGGCGCTGAATCTGCCGGCCCCGCTGGGCAAGGCGGCCGAGGTGGCGGCCCCGCTGCAGGTGGCCCAGCGGCTGACACCGGCTGCGGCAGGCGACAGCAAGTCCCCGTTGCAGGACATGTTGCAGATCCATGTGCAGGACCGCGCGTCGCTGACCTATGTCTACGACCAGACGGGCCCGCAGGCCAGGGTGACCGGGGGCTGGATCCAGCTGGGCCGCGACATCGGACCCGCCGGGGCCTGGCCCGCAGGCTGGAACGGGGGCCCTGGCGTGCAGGCACAGGCCCAGCTGGACACCCTGGACATCGACGCCTGGCGGGCGCTGGCCACCCCGGCGGCGGAAGCCGGGCGCGTGGCCCCCGCCGCGGCGCCGGTGCCGGCGGACGTGCTGCCCTATCTGCCCCAACGCCTGGGGCTGCGCGTGGACCAGTTGCACCTGCATGGCCGCGTGCTGTACGACGTGGTGGCCGGGCTGACCCAGTCCGATGCCGTCTGGCGCGGCAACATCCAGGCGCGGCAGCTGGGCGGCTATGTGGAATACCATCCGCCGGGTAAGACCCACCCCCAGGGCCTGGTGTTTGCCCGTCTGTCCCACCTGCTGCTGCCCGAAGGGGCGGCCGACCAGGCCGACAGCCTGCTGCAGTCCCAGCCCCAGCAGATGCCGGCGCTGGACATTTCGGTCAAGGAATTCGCCCTGGCCGGCCGGGCACTGGGCAGCCTGGCGGTGCAGGCCCAGAACCAGCGCCGCGATGGCCAGCCGCAGTGGGTGCTGGACCGCTTCGATGTGAGCCTGCCCGAGGCCACGCTCACCGCACAGGGCACCTGGGGTGGCCCGGATGCCCTGCGCCGCCGCACCCAGCTGCGCTTTACGCTGGCCCTCAAGGATTCCGGCGCGCTGCTGGAACGTTTTGCCATGCCCGGCGTGGTGCGCGGCGGCAAGGGCAGTCTGGAAGGCGAGCTGGGCTGGCGCGGCGCACCGATTGCGCCGGACTGGCACAGCATGGCCGGCAAGCTGCACCTGGATGTGGGCCAGGGCCAGTTCCTGAAGGCAGAACCCGGGCTGGCCAAGCTGCTGAGCGTGCTCAGCCTGCAATCCCTGCCGCGGCGCATCGGGCTGGACTTCCGCGATGTGTTCAGCAGCGGTTTTGCCTTTGACTTTGTCCGCGGCGATGTGACCGTGGCCCAGGGCGTGGCCCGCACCAACAACCTGCAGATGAAGGGCGTGAACGCCGCCGTGCTGATGGAAGGCCAGGCCAATCTGGCCGACGAGACCCAGCAGCTGCGCGTGGTGGTGGTGCCGGAAATCAATGCCATGACGGCTTCGCTGGTGGCCACGGCCATCAACCCGGTGATCGGTCTGGGCAGTTTCCTGGCCCAGGCCGTGCTGCGTGGTCCGCTGGTGGCGGTGGCGACACGGGAGTTCGACATCACCGGCAGCTGGTCCGAGCCCGAGGTGCGCGCCGTGCCCCGGCGCACCGCACCGCCCACTGCCGGAGGCACGGTGCCCCCGGCAGCGGCCGGCGCGCCATCGACCAAGGAGCCCCAGCCATGA
- a CDS encoding YaeQ family protein produces MAIKSTIFKANLSIADIDHGYYADHNLTLARHPSETDERMMVRLVALALNAWQLQALCNGDGTLGFGIGLSDPDDPDVHITDYTGQKRLWIEVGQPEEKPITKACNKSDHVLVYPFNHAAHVWWKGIEGKVNRQDKLEVLYIDSEVAQQLGSLAERSMQLQATIQEGQLTLSSNQGMVVVEPTRWK; encoded by the coding sequence ATGGCCATCAAGTCCACCATCTTCAAAGCCAATCTGTCGATTGCCGACATCGACCACGGCTACTACGCCGACCACAACCTGACCCTGGCACGCCACCCCAGCGAGACCGACGAACGCATGATGGTGCGCCTGGTCGCCCTGGCGCTGAACGCCTGGCAGCTGCAGGCCCTGTGCAACGGCGACGGCACGCTGGGCTTTGGTATCGGCCTGAGCGACCCGGACGATCCCGATGTCCACATCACCGACTACACCGGCCAGAAACGCCTGTGGATCGAAGTGGGCCAGCCCGAGGAAAAGCCCATCACCAAGGCCTGCAACAAGTCCGACCATGTGCTGGTCTACCCCTTCAACCACGCGGCGCATGTGTGGTGGAAAGGCATCGAGGGCAAGGTCAACCGCCAGGACAAGCTGGAGGTGCTGTACATCGACTCCGAGGTCGCCCAGCAACTGGGCAGCCTGGCCGAACGCAGCATGCAGCTGCAGGCCACCATCCAGGAAGGGCAGCTGACGCTGTCCAGCAACCAGGGCATGGTCGTCGTCGAACCCACCCGCTGGAAGTAA
- the glnE gene encoding bifunctional [glutamate--ammonia ligase]-adenylyl-L-tyrosine phosphorylase/[glutamate--ammonia-ligase] adenylyltransferase produces the protein MQSADISPAEHATPALPPAAYSRFWQRLHRRYDALFPLLPAGVPTRATMEQALDALLAQPYELGAALRILRQLVLERTMVLDCDGTADLGAVTGSMTALGELALDRACQAARADLDSRHGAPQGPDGQPVQLWIIGMGKFGARELNVSSDIDLIYVYEHDGDTAGLPDGRGKLSNHEYFGRVVKAIYALIGDTTEHGFVFRVDLALRPNGNSGPAAVSLGSLEEYLLVQGREWERFAWLKSRIVAPTACIATPNVQGLRGVVLPFVFRRYLDYSVFDALRSLHRQIREHATRRSAGHPERANDVKLSRGGIREIEFTVQLLQVVRGGQFPELRCRPTLEALQRLARANLMPQETAQQLAEAYTFLRGVEHRIQYLDDQQTHVLPTRDDDLEWIARTMGFARCQDFLHQLDAHRELVAQEFDTLLGGDKAQDCASGNCAGPRAITGGPAIPDLEALLEQLPPALSSRVAEWRDLPRVQGLRDEARTRLFRLVLRTAQWVQQGKVGEEAAVRMINWLEPLLRRESYLALLLERPSVHERLLHMLGAAKWPARYLQQHPGVIDELAGEALFQERFSAADFEHEMALRLQALESTGEDDDETLLNLLRRAHHAETFRTLARDVEGAITVEQVADDLSALADTVLRVTASWCWQRLKNRHREVPQFAIIGYGKLGGKELGYGSDLDIVFVFDDADDNAPEVYAAFVRKLINWLTVKTGEGDLFEIDTALRPNGNSGLLVTSFKAYADYQQQRGSNTAWTWEHQAMTRARFVLGSDDLAARFDAVRETVITAPRDAAALREEIVSMRARVRAAHPVRGAAFDVKHSEGGMVDAEFAVQYLVLSQSAQHRELIDNVGNIALLQRAEAAGLLPAGQGQAAAAAYRELRRVQHQSRLNEGNGQVDPASVQVQSDAIRQLWQTVFGDA, from the coding sequence ATGCAGAGCGCAGACATTTCCCCGGCCGAACACGCAACCCCCGCCTTGCCGCCTGCGGCCTATTCACGCTTCTGGCAGCGTCTGCACCGGCGCTACGACGCCCTGTTCCCGCTGCTGCCGGCCGGCGTGCCCACCCGTGCCACGATGGAGCAGGCACTCGACGCCCTGCTGGCCCAGCCCTATGAATTGGGGGCCGCGTTGCGCATCCTGCGCCAGCTGGTGCTGGAGCGCACCATGGTCCTGGACTGCGATGGCACGGCCGACCTGGGCGCCGTCACCGGCAGCATGACCGCGCTGGGCGAGCTGGCCCTGGACCGGGCCTGTCAGGCCGCCCGCGCCGATCTGGACAGCCGCCATGGAGCCCCGCAGGGCCCCGACGGCCAGCCGGTCCAGCTGTGGATCATCGGCATGGGCAAGTTCGGCGCGCGGGAGCTGAACGTCTCCAGCGACATCGACCTGATCTATGTCTACGAACACGATGGCGACACCGCCGGCCTGCCCGACGGGCGCGGCAAGCTCTCCAACCATGAATACTTTGGCCGCGTGGTCAAAGCCATCTATGCGCTGATCGGCGACACCACCGAGCACGGCTTTGTCTTCCGCGTCGACCTGGCGCTGCGCCCCAATGGCAATTCCGGCCCGGCCGCCGTGTCCCTGGGGTCGCTGGAAGAGTATCTGCTGGTGCAGGGCCGCGAATGGGAGCGCTTTGCCTGGCTCAAGAGCCGCATCGTCGCGCCCACGGCCTGCATTGCCACCCCCAATGTGCAGGGCCTACGGGGCGTGGTGCTGCCGTTCGTGTTCCGCCGCTATCTGGACTACAGCGTGTTCGATGCGCTGCGCAGCCTGCACCGCCAGATCCGCGAACATGCCACCCGCCGCAGCGCCGGCCACCCCGAACGCGCCAACGATGTGAAGCTGTCGCGCGGCGGCATCCGCGAGATCGAATTCACCGTGCAGCTGCTGCAGGTGGTGCGCGGCGGCCAGTTCCCCGAACTGCGCTGCCGCCCCACGCTGGAAGCGCTGCAGCGCCTGGCCCGTGCCAATCTGATGCCGCAGGAGACGGCCCAGCAGCTGGCCGAGGCCTACACCTTTCTGCGCGGCGTGGAACACCGCATCCAGTACCTGGACGACCAGCAGACCCATGTGCTGCCCACGCGCGACGACGACCTGGAATGGATTGCCCGGACCATGGGCTTTGCCCGCTGCCAGGATTTCCTGCACCAGCTCGATGCCCACCGCGAACTGGTGGCCCAGGAATTCGACACCCTGCTGGGCGGCGACAAGGCCCAGGACTGCGCCAGCGGCAACTGCGCCGGGCCGCGCGCCATCACCGGGGGGCCGGCCATTCCCGATCTGGAAGCGCTGCTGGAACAGCTGCCGCCGGCCCTGTCCAGCCGCGTCGCCGAATGGCGAGACCTGCCACGGGTGCAGGGCCTGCGCGACGAGGCCCGCACCCGCCTGTTCCGCCTGGTGCTGCGCACCGCGCAATGGGTGCAGCAGGGCAAGGTGGGCGAGGAAGCTGCCGTGCGCATGATCAACTGGCTGGAGCCGCTGCTGCGCCGAGAAAGCTATCTGGCCCTGCTGCTGGAGCGCCCGTCCGTGCACGAACGCCTGCTGCACATGCTGGGCGCCGCCAAATGGCCGGCCCGCTACCTGCAGCAGCACCCGGGGGTGATCGACGAGCTGGCGGGCGAAGCCCTGTTCCAGGAGCGCTTTTCCGCCGCCGACTTCGAGCACGAGATGGCGCTGCGCCTGCAGGCGCTGGAATCCACCGGAGAGGACGACGACGAAACGCTGCTGAACCTGTTGCGCCGGGCCCACCATGCGGAAACCTTCCGCACCCTGGCCCGCGACGTGGAAGGCGCCATCACCGTGGAACAGGTGGCCGACGACCTGAGCGCCCTGGCCGATACCGTGCTGCGCGTGACCGCGTCCTGGTGCTGGCAGCGCCTGAAAAACCGCCACCGCGAGGTCCCGCAGTTCGCCATCATTGGCTACGGCAAGCTGGGCGGCAAGGAGCTGGGCTATGGCAGCGACCTGGACATCGTCTTCGTCTTCGACGACGCCGACGACAACGCCCCGGAGGTCTATGCCGCCTTTGTGCGCAAGCTGATCAACTGGCTCACGGTGAAGACCGGCGAAGGCGATCTGTTCGAGATCGACACCGCCCTGCGCCCCAATGGCAACTCCGGCCTGCTGGTCACCAGCTTCAAGGCCTACGCCGACTACCAGCAGCAACGCGGCAGCAACACCGCCTGGACCTGGGAACACCAGGCCATGACCCGCGCGCGCTTCGTGCTGGGCAGCGACGATCTGGCCGCCCGCTTCGATGCCGTGCGCGAAACCGTGATCACCGCCCCCCGCGACGCCGCAGCGCTGCGCGAGGAGATTGTCTCCATGCGTGCCCGTGTGCGCGCCGCCCATCCGGTGCGCGGTGCGGCCTTTGATGTGAAGCACAGCGAAGGCGGCATGGTGGACGCGGAGTTCGCGGTGCAGTACCTGGTACTGTCCCAGTCCGCACAGCACCGTGAACTCATCGACAATGTGGGCAATATCGCGCTGCTGCAACGGGCCGAAGCCGCCGGGCTGCTGCCCGCAGGCCAGGGCCAGGCAGCGGCAGCGGCCTACCGCGAACTGCGCCGGGTACAGCACCAGTCGCGCCTGAACGAGGGCAACGGCCAGGTAGATCCGGCCAGCGTCCAGGTCCAGTCCGATGCCATCCGGCAGCTGTGGCAGACCGTTTTTGGCGATGCGTAA
- a CDS encoding HD-GYP domain-containing protein: MNLVELNIDTIPLGQPLPFALRGVAGALLAQKGYVIRTPKELEILLARGQTLCVDTDESGDSFRAFKAHLQNMLMSDKPLGMISSMTMHATLAQEDAADRERKTPHWPTWQARLTQLMRTPDPDSFLPRFENMHQGLARHCAEAPDATLLALVQMSAEETRHYCATHAMLVAAVCMISARETLRWPEERIHQIGRAGLSMNLGMGHLQDDLAQQITPLSATQAQAVEDHALRSEQMLRDLGVTDEVWLQGVRGHHLRAPGRLAEKTAGDQLARMIQRADIFGARIAPRANRHPMSVTSAMQASYYDETKSVDEAGAALIKSLGIYPPGAWVKLASGETAVVVRRGTTAATPKVAVLVNKEGMPTGEPIPRDTAHPNWKISAPVAQRDVRVRLPLDRLLEINC, encoded by the coding sequence ATGAACCTTGTTGAACTGAATATTGACACCATTCCTTTGGGTCAGCCCCTGCCTTTCGCCTTGCGCGGGGTGGCCGGTGCCTTGCTGGCCCAGAAGGGCTATGTGATCCGTACGCCCAAGGAACTGGAAATCCTGCTGGCCCGTGGACAGACCCTGTGCGTGGACACCGACGAGTCGGGCGACAGCTTCCGCGCCTTCAAGGCCCACCTGCAGAACATGCTGATGTCGGACAAGCCGCTGGGCATGATTTCCAGCATGACCATGCATGCCACCCTGGCCCAGGAAGATGCCGCCGACCGGGAACGCAAGACCCCGCACTGGCCCACCTGGCAGGCCCGCCTGACCCAGCTGATGCGCACCCCCGACCCGGATAGCTTTCTGCCCCGGTTCGAGAACATGCACCAGGGTCTGGCCCGCCACTGCGCCGAAGCCCCGGACGCCACCCTGCTGGCCCTGGTGCAGATGTCCGCCGAGGAAACCCGCCACTACTGCGCCACCCACGCCATGCTGGTGGCGGCGGTGTGCATGATTTCCGCCCGGGAAACCCTGCGCTGGCCGGAAGAGCGCATCCACCAGATCGGCCGCGCCGGTCTGAGCATGAACCTGGGCATGGGCCATCTGCAGGACGACCTGGCCCAGCAGATCACCCCGCTGAGCGCCACCCAGGCCCAGGCCGTGGAAGACCACGCCCTGCGCTCGGAGCAGATGCTGCGCGACCTGGGTGTCACCGACGAGGTCTGGCTGCAGGGCGTGCGGGGTCACCACCTGCGCGCACCCGGCCGCCTGGCCGAGAAGACGGCGGGTGACCAGCTGGCCCGGATGATCCAGCGCGCCGACATCTTTGGCGCCCGGATCGCACCCCGCGCCAACCGCCACCCCATGTCGGTCACCTCGGCCATGCAGGCCAGCTACTACGACGAGACCAAGTCGGTGGACGAAGCCGGCGCCGCGCTGATCAAGTCGCTGGGCATCTACCCGCCCGGCGCCTGGGTCAAGCTGGCCAGCGGCGAAACCGCCGTGGTCGTGCGCCGCGGCACCACGGCCGCCACCCCCAAGGTGGCGGTGCTGGTGAACAAGGAAGGCATGCCCACGGGCGAGCCCATTCCGCGCGACACCGCCCACCCGAACTGGAAAATTTCCGCCCCGGTGGCGCAGCGCGACGTGCGCGTGCGCCTGCCGCTGGACCGCCTGCTGGAGATCAATTGCTGA